One genomic window of Haemorhous mexicanus isolate bHaeMex1 chromosome 17, bHaeMex1.pri, whole genome shotgun sequence includes the following:
- the PLK1 gene encoding serine/threonine-protein kinase PLK1, with translation MSAPGGKAARPAALAEPARAEPARAAAAAAAGGKEVPKVLVDPRTRRSFVRGRFLGKGGFARCYELAEAESREVFAGKVVPKSLLVKPHQKEKMSMEIAIHRSLTHRHVVGFQGFFEDDDFVYVVLELCRRRSLLELHKRRKALSEPEVRYYLRQTILGCQYLHSHRVIHRDLKLGNLFLSDDMEVKIGDFGLATKVEYDGERKKTLCGTPNYIAPEVLGKKGHSFEVDIWSIGCIMYTLLVGKPPFETSCLKDTYIRIKKNEYTIPKHINPVAASLIQKMLRSDPATRPTIDELLNDEFFTSGYLPSRLPTSCLTIAPRFSLAPSSMELGGRKPLTALNKGLDSPAQEPLLEKEEAAGLREVGDAVSCHLADMLQQLTAVNAAKPSERVAVRQEEAEDPACIPIFWVSKWVDYSDKYGLGYQLCDNSVGVLFNDSTRLIMYNDGDNLQYIEQNNTESYFTVKSYPSALNKKITLLKYFRNYMSEHLLKAGANITPREGDELARLPYLCTWFRTRSAIILHLSNGTVQINFFQDHTKVILCPLMAAVTYIDEKRDFRTYKLSLIEEHGCCRELASRLRYARTMVEKLLGSKSGSGRVKSSS, from the exons ATGAGCGCGCCGGGCGGGAAGGCGGCGCGGCCGGCGGCGCTGGCGGAGCCGGCCCGCGCGGAGCCggcccgggcggcggcggcggcggcagcggggggGAAGGAGGTGCCGAAGGTGCTCGTGGACCCGCGCACCCGGCGCAGCTTCGTGCGCGGGCGGTTCCTGGGCAAGGGCGGCTTCGCGCGGTGCTACGAGCTGGCCGAGGCCGAGAGCCGGGAGGTTTTCGCGGGGAAGGTGGTGCCCAAGTCGCTGCTGGTGAAGCCGCACCAGAAGGAGAAGATGTCCATGGAGATCGCCATCCACCGCAGCCTCACCCACCGCCACGTCGTCGGCTTCCAGGGGTTCTTCGAGGACGACGACTTTGTCTACGTCGTGCTGGAGCTCTGCCGCCGCAGG TcgctgctggagctgcacaagCGGCGGAAGGCGCTGAGCGAGCCCGAGGTGCGGTACTACCTGCGGCAGACCATCCTGGGCTGCCAGTACCTGCACAGCCACCGCGTCATCCACCGCGACCTCAAGCTGGGCAACCTCTTCCTTAGTGACGACATGGAGGTGAAGATCG gtgaCTTTGGCCTGGCCACCAAGGTTGAGTATGATGGGGAGCGCAAGAAGACCCTGTGTGGGACGCCCAACTACATCgccccagaggtgctgggcaAGAAGGGGCACAGCTTCGAGGTGGACATCTGGTCCATTGGCTGCATCAT GTACACTCTTCTGGTGGGGAAACCGCCTTTTGAGACTTCTTGTCTAAAAGACACATACATCCGGATCAAGAAGAACGAGTACACCATTCCCAAG CACATCAACCCTGTGGCCGCGAGCCTCATCCAGAAGATGCTGAGGTCAGACCCTGCCACGCGCCCGACCATCGACGAGCTGCTGAACGATGAGTTCTTCACCTCGGGGTACCTGCCCAGCCGCCTGCCCACCAGCTGCCTCACCATCGCGCCCCGCTtctccctggctcccagcagcatgGAGCTCGGCGGGCGGAAGCCACTGACTGCGCTCAATAAAG GACtggacagccctgcccaggagcccttgctggaaaaggaggaagcGGCAGGGCTGCGGGAGGTGGGAGATGCTGTCAGCTGCCACCTGGCtgacatgctgcagcagcttACGGCAGTCAATGCAGCCAAGCCCTCCGAGAGAGTAGCAGTGAGGCAAG AAGAAGCTGAGGACCCGGCCTGCATTCCCATCTTCTGGGTTAGCAAATGGGTGGACTACTCGGATAAATATGGACTCG GTTACCAGCTCTGTGACAACAGCGTTGGGGTTCTCTTCAATGACTCCACTCGGCTTATCATGTACAACGATGGGGACAACCTGCAGTACATTGAGCAGAACAACACTGAGTCCTACTTCACCGTGAAGTCCTACCCCTCTGCCCTCAACAAGAAG ATAACACTACTGAAGTACTTCCGGAATTACATGAGCGAGCACTTGCTGAAGGCGGGGGCGAACATCACGCCACGGGAAGGGGACGAGCTGGCCCGACTGCCCTACCTGTGCACCTGGTTCCGGACCCGCAGTGCCATCATCCTGCACCTCAGCAACGGCACTGTGCAGATCAACTTCTTCCAG GACCACACCAAGGTCATCCTGTGCCCTCTCATGGCTGCTGTCACATACATAGATGAGAAACGGGACTTCCGCACGTACAAGCTGAGCCTGATCGAGGAGCACGGCTGCTGCCGGGAGCTGGCCAGCCGCCTGCGCTACGCCCGCACCATGGTGGAGAAGCTCCTCGGCTCCAAGTCTGGCTCGGGCCGGGTGAAATCTTCCTCTTAG